A portion of the Oncorhynchus tshawytscha isolate Ot180627B unplaced genomic scaffold, Otsh_v2.0 Un_scaffold_9311_pilon_pilon, whole genome shotgun sequence genome contains these proteins:
- the zgc:172136 gene encoding FERM domain-containing protein 6 isoform X7, with protein sequence MSVSTSKQERTLCVLLPNKEQLDITVGVKSTGQDVFNQVSELLGIKELHFFGLTVVKDNEHIFLDMEDKLTKYFPKEWKQDSGKGLQKRSLPLVLCLKVQYYVENGRLICERKTRRLYFSDLRERVLRSECRQQEEVYFQLAGYALQADLEDHPLPGKNQGGTRYFQPKEYFPPWIVAKRGVDYLLCHGPKVHKELWGMTPRDAVLHFIKEACRLEDVPVTFYRLQKDKKEERGTALLGLTLRGMQLYQEADNIRQPLYDFPWSNVGRLTFLGKKFEIQPDGLPSARKLVYYTGSPFRSRHLLLHLSNSHRLYLSLQPALKHLRQLEDSEEKKRYRESYISDDLDLDHPGGSEGGSPGLSRHSTSSSGIEADRDATQQHSSISMEMASMEEETELRKRMVKCFSSAASHGSSHTSGVDTGSKARTDEEEWQEEDTLSMTD encoded by the exons ATGTCTGTCTCCACCAGCAAACAGGAGAGAACCCTGTGTGTTCTGCTCCCTAATAAAGAACAGctggacatcactgtgggg gtcaagTCCACAGGGCAGGATGTGTTCAATCAGGTGTCTGAGCTCCTTGGAATAAAAGAGCTGCACTTCTTTGGCCTGACAGTGGTGAAAG ACAATGAGCACATCTTTCTGGACATGGAAGATAAGCTGACCAAGTATTTCCCTAAGGAATGGAAGCAAGATTCAGGGAAG GGGTTACAGAAGAGATCCCTCCCCCTGGTACTCTGCCTCAAGGTGCAGTACTATGTGGAGAACGGCAGGCTCATCTG TGAGCGGAAGACGAGGCGTCTGTACTTCTCTGACCTGAGGGAGAGGGTGTTGCGTTCTGAGTGTCGTCAGCAGGAGGAG GTGTACTTCCAGCTGGCTGGGTATGCTCTTCAAGCTGACCTGGAGGACCATCCCCTGCCTGGGAAGAACCAGGGAGGCACCCGTTACTTCCAACCCAAAGAGTACTTCCCTCCCTGG aTTGTGGCGAAGCGTGGGGTGGACTACCTGCTCTGTCACGGTCCCAAGGTACACAAGGAGCTATGGGGCATGACGCCACGTGATGCGGTACTCCACTTCATCAAAGAGGCCTGTCGTCTCGAGGACGTCCCCGTCACCTTCTACAGGCTACAGAAG GacaagaaagaagagagaggcacAGCTCTGCTGGGGCTGACCCTCAGAGGAATGCAGCTTTATCAG GAGGCGGACAACATCCGCCAGCCTCTCTATGATTTCCCCTGGTCCAACGTGGGACGACTCACCTTCCTG GGGAAGAAATTTGAGATCCAGCCAGATGGTCTGCCGTCGGCCAGGAAGCTGGTCTACTACACTGGGTCTCCGTTTCGCTCGCGCCACCTCCTCCTGCACCTCAGCAACAGCCACCGACTCTACCTCAGTCTCCAGCCTGCCCTCAAACACCTccgacagctagaggacagcgagg aGAAGAAGCGCTACAGGGAGTCGTACATCAGTGATGACCTGGATCTAGACCATCCAGGGGGCAGCGAGGGGGGCAGCCCCGGCCTGTCCCGGCACTCTACCTCCAGCTCGGGCATCGAGGCAGACCGCGATGcgacacagcaacacagcagcatCTCCATGGAGATGGCGTCCATGGAGGAGGAGACTGAGCTGAGGAAGAGGATGGTGAAGTGTTTCAGTTCGGCGGCGAGTCACGGGAGTTCTCACACTTCGGGCGTGGACACGGGCAGCAAAGCACGCACTGATGAAGAGGAGTGGCAGGAGGAAG